In Desulfofundulus kuznetsovii DSM 6115, the following are encoded in one genomic region:
- a CDS encoding adenosylhomocysteinase, with the protein MQDYLVRDINLAPGGRLKIDWVRVHMPVLNAIRAEFEREKPFAGVRVAMSIHLEAKTAYLAEVLKAGGAEVAISGSNPLSTQDDVAAALAAAGIHVYAWHGATDREYTEHLVKVLEIRPHVVIDDGGDLVHLLHTSCRELASEVVGGCEETTTGVSRLKAMEREGKLLFPMIAVNDARCKFLFDNRYGTGESVWAGIMRTTNLLVAGKTVVVLGYGWCGRGVAMRAAGLGAKVVVCEVDPIRALEAYMDGYLVMKSEQAAGVGDIFITVTGCRDVLRGEHFRRMKDGAILANAGHFDVEINKPELAAAAVSRRVVRQNIEEFTLPDGRRIYLLGEGRLVNLAAGDGHPAEIMDMSFALQALSARYIWQNKDRLAPHLYLVPAELDRQVAELKLSSLGIEIDRLTPQQEAYIQSWQGE; encoded by the coding sequence ATGCAGGACTATCTTGTACGGGACATCAACCTGGCGCCCGGGGGCAGGCTGAAAATAGACTGGGTGCGGGTTCACATGCCGGTTTTAAATGCCATCCGGGCGGAATTCGAAAGGGAAAAGCCCTTTGCCGGAGTGCGGGTGGCCATGAGCATTCACCTGGAAGCAAAAACGGCTTACCTGGCCGAGGTACTCAAAGCCGGCGGGGCAGAGGTGGCCATTTCCGGGTCCAATCCCCTCTCTACCCAGGACGACGTGGCTGCGGCCCTGGCGGCGGCAGGTATCCACGTCTATGCCTGGCATGGCGCCACCGACCGGGAATATACGGAGCACCTGGTCAAAGTTCTGGAAATCCGCCCCCACGTGGTTATTGATGACGGCGGTGACCTGGTTCACCTGCTGCACACCAGCTGTCGTGAACTGGCCTCCGAGGTGGTGGGGGGATGCGAGGAAACCACCACCGGGGTATCCCGCCTGAAAGCCATGGAGAGGGAAGGAAAACTCCTTTTCCCCATGATTGCCGTCAACGATGCCCGGTGTAAGTTCCTCTTTGATAACCGCTACGGGACCGGGGAATCGGTATGGGCCGGCATCATGCGCACCACCAATTTGCTGGTGGCGGGCAAGACGGTGGTGGTGCTGGGTTACGGCTGGTGCGGCAGGGGTGTGGCCATGCGTGCCGCCGGGTTGGGCGCCAAAGTAGTGGTCTGTGAGGTGGACCCGATCAGGGCCCTGGAGGCATATATGGACGGCTACCTGGTGATGAAAAGCGAGCAGGCTGCCGGGGTGGGGGATATCTTCATCACCGTTACCGGCTGCCGCGATGTTTTAAGGGGTGAGCACTTCCGGCGCATGAAGGACGGGGCCATTCTCGCCAATGCCGGCCACTTTGACGTGGAGATCAACAAGCCCGAGCTGGCCGCAGCGGCCGTTTCCCGCCGGGTGGTGCGGCAGAACATCGAAGAATTCACCCTGCCCGACGGTCGGCGCATTTACCTCCTGGGGGAGGGGCGCCTGGTGAATCTGGCCGCCGGGGACGGTCATCCGGCAGAGATCATGGACATGTCCTTTGCCCTGCAGGCCCTATCCGCCCGCTATATCTGGCAGAATAAAGACCGCCTGGCGCCCCATCTATACCTGGTACCGGCCGAGTTGGACCGGCAGGTGGCGGAACTGAAACTTTCCTCCCTGGGCATAGAAATTGACCGGTTGACACCGCAACAGGAGGCCTATATTCAAAGCTGGCAGGGCGAATGA
- a CDS encoding amidohydrolase, whose translation MGMLIRGAAVLTMEKPESLLPNGEIIVEGQYITHVGPAGSVSPERTFDRVIDARGMLAMPGFVNCHTHAAMTLFRGYADDLPLMQWLQEKIWPVEERLEPEDVYWGTMLCCLEMIRSGTTTFADMYFHMDEAARAVEKAGLRASLSRGMIGLSPGAGEALDYSRRFIRDWHGQAGGRITTMLGPHAPYTCPPDFLHRVMEVAADLKVGIHIHIAETRAEIEEIRQKYGKTPVVLMDEVGLFEFPVLAAHCVHLDENDIRILAEKKVGIAHNPESNMKLASGIAPVTRLLAAGALVGLGTDGAASNNNVDMMEEMRSAALLQKVATMDPTALAAFDALSMATANGARVLGLHDVGLLKPGYKADIILINLDQPHFYPRHDLVAHLVYAARSADVETVIIDGQVVMEKRQVLTMDEEEVYHEVQKRSQRLVGTDL comes from the coding sequence ATGGGTATGTTGATCCGCGGAGCCGCCGTGCTGACCATGGAAAAGCCTGAGTCTCTGTTGCCAAACGGGGAAATAATTGTTGAGGGGCAGTATATAACCCATGTAGGTCCGGCCGGGAGCGTTTCCCCGGAGCGCACCTTCGACCGGGTAATCGACGCCCGGGGTATGCTGGCCATGCCGGGCTTCGTGAACTGCCATACCCACGCGGCCATGACTTTATTTCGCGGTTATGCCGACGACCTGCCCTTAATGCAGTGGCTGCAGGAGAAAATCTGGCCTGTGGAAGAACGGCTCGAGCCCGAGGATGTTTACTGGGGTACCATGCTGTGCTGCCTGGAAATGATCCGGTCCGGGACCACTACCTTTGCCGATATGTACTTCCATATGGACGAGGCAGCCCGGGCTGTGGAAAAGGCGGGCTTACGGGCCAGCCTGTCCCGGGGGATGATTGGGCTTTCCCCGGGGGCGGGGGAGGCCCTGGACTACAGCCGCCGTTTTATCCGCGACTGGCATGGCCAGGCCGGGGGGCGCATTACCACCATGCTGGGCCCCCATGCCCCCTATACCTGCCCGCCCGATTTTTTGCACCGGGTTATGGAAGTGGCGGCCGATTTGAAGGTGGGAATCCACATCCACATTGCGGAAACCCGGGCTGAGATCGAGGAAATACGTCAGAAATACGGCAAAACACCTGTTGTGCTCATGGATGAGGTGGGCCTGTTTGAGTTTCCCGTGCTGGCTGCCCATTGCGTCCATCTCGATGAAAACGACATCCGCATTCTGGCCGAAAAGAAGGTGGGTATAGCCCATAACCCTGAAAGCAATATGAAACTGGCCAGCGGTATTGCCCCGGTGACCCGTTTGCTGGCTGCCGGAGCGCTGGTGGGCCTGGGCACCGACGGGGCGGCCAGCAACAATAACGTGGATATGATGGAAGAGATGCGTTCTGCGGCGCTGCTCCAGAAGGTGGCCACCATGGATCCCACGGCCCTGGCTGCCTTTGATGCCCTGTCCATGGCCACGGCAAACGGTGCCCGGGTGCTGGGACTTCATGATGTGGGCCTGCTTAAACCCGGTTATAAAGCGGATATTATTTTAATTAATCTTGACCAACCCCATTTCTACCCGCGGCATGACCTGGTGGCCCACCTGGTTTACGCAGCCCGGTCGGCGGATGTGGAAACGGTCATCATAGACGGTCAGGTGGTCATGGAGAAAAGACAGGTGCTGACCATGGACGAGGAAGAGGTATACCATGAAGTGCAGAAACGTTCCCAGAGGCTGGTGGGGACAGATCTTTAA
- a CDS encoding GerAB/ArcD/ProY family transporter: MQLVDQGGGDNLIEKGRISSRQSAMLLFTLVISTVDVYLPAMVAGVAGRDAWITVILAVLYAFIIWAVAIGLASRFPRQTVIHYSKEVLGPILGGFIGLLLIIFFFFVGAGVTRMLADVMVTAFMPSTPLVVFTTSVMLVASYAVFSGLEVIARVNEIMLPLGLAALIFVGFGSLPQVDFGRYLPLMERGLGPVNWGSIILVSTVAEIVIVLMLYPYINGQTRVGVNGLWVLLGLGAAMQIGVLAIGLFTAEVTAAMNFPALEMVRAIRLGAFMTHLDVVIVAVWVGGIFLKLALLYYVVTLGLAQWLGLSSYQSLLAPVGIWMVIYSLFAYHSIADFWALELKVFPGYSLFHTFLIPLFLLVVAWVRGWGAKG; the protein is encoded by the coding sequence GTGCAGTTAGTGGATCAGGGTGGAGGCGATAACCTCATTGAAAAAGGGCGAATTTCCTCCCGCCAGTCAGCCATGTTGCTCTTTACCCTGGTCATATCGACCGTCGATGTTTACCTGCCGGCAATGGTGGCCGGTGTAGCCGGAAGGGATGCCTGGATAACGGTAATCCTGGCGGTTTTATATGCTTTCATCATCTGGGCGGTGGCAATAGGCCTGGCCTCCCGTTTTCCCCGCCAGACGGTAATCCACTACAGCAAGGAAGTGTTAGGCCCCATCCTGGGGGGCTTCATCGGATTGTTACTGATTATTTTTTTCTTTTTCGTGGGGGCCGGCGTCACTCGCATGCTGGCCGATGTCATGGTCACGGCCTTTATGCCAAGTACACCTCTAGTGGTTTTTACCACGAGCGTTATGCTGGTGGCTTCTTATGCAGTCTTCAGCGGGCTTGAGGTCATAGCCCGGGTAAACGAAATTATGCTCCCCCTGGGATTAGCCGCACTCATTTTTGTTGGTTTCGGTTCTTTGCCCCAGGTAGATTTTGGCCGCTACCTTCCCCTGATGGAGCGAGGCCTGGGGCCGGTGAACTGGGGAAGTATCATTTTAGTCAGTACCGTAGCCGAAATTGTGATTGTACTGATGCTCTATCCATATATAAATGGTCAGACCCGGGTCGGAGTAAATGGCCTGTGGGTGCTTCTGGGTTTGGGGGCGGCCATGCAAATTGGCGTGCTGGCCATCGGCCTTTTTACCGCAGAGGTTACCGCTGCCATGAACTTTCCGGCCCTGGAAATGGTGCGGGCCATCAGGTTGGGAGCTTTTATGACCCACCTGGATGTGGTAATCGTGGCTGTTTGGGTGGGGGGCATTTTTTTAAAGCTGGCCCTGCTTTATTATGTGGTGACTTTGGGGCTGGCCCAGTGGCTGGGCCTGTCCAGCTACCAATCCCTGCTGGCGCCAGTGGGGATCTGGATGGTTATCTATTCACTGTTCGCCTATCATTCCATAGCCGATTTTTGGGCCCTGGAGTTGAAGGTGTTTCCCGGATACTCTTTGTTTCATACATTTTTAATTCCCTTGTTTCTTTTAGTGGTGGCGTGGGTGCGCGGATGGGGTGCGAAAGGTTAA
- a CDS encoding NAD(P)/FAD-dependent oxidoreductase, with translation MGRHTPRIAIIGAGISGLACALELERHGIAPAIFEQRSRAGETFNHVAGLLQLMSRPIKDQIDYLQNELHLPIKPLAPWKRVIMHMPSVTRTVTGQLGYFLRRGQDENSTESQLYSLLKTPVYFNRYADWQVLARHYDYVVVADGTPTVARTLGCWQDFLKTWVRGAVVLGNFDPNTLIMWVNTKYSRHTYAYLTPFNAHRASLILIVSDSNADEIEEKWRLFWEMEELDYQVLENFSRQHTSGYCYPPQVGNVLMIGNAGGFMEPFLGFGVMASIRSGIYAGRALARGESYTNLTRDLRRKITRLATLRLVLNNMNNADFDNLVKLVTTPGIKQLIYNTNIDVLQYGTGLFNLLQQLKQKIRPGM, from the coding sequence ATGGGTCGCCACACGCCCCGGATTGCCATTATCGGCGCCGGTATTTCCGGCCTGGCCTGCGCCCTGGAACTGGAGCGTCACGGCATCGCCCCGGCTATTTTTGAGCAGCGCTCCCGTGCCGGGGAAACTTTTAACCATGTAGCCGGGCTTTTACAACTCATGTCCCGGCCCATCAAAGACCAGATAGATTACTTACAAAACGAGCTGCATTTGCCCATCAAGCCCCTGGCCCCCTGGAAAAGAGTTATTATGCATATGCCCAGCGTCACCCGCACTGTTACCGGACAGCTGGGTTATTTCCTCCGGCGGGGGCAGGACGAAAATTCCACGGAAAGCCAGCTCTACTCCCTCTTAAAAACGCCGGTATATTTTAACCGTTATGCCGACTGGCAGGTGCTGGCGCGCCATTACGATTACGTGGTGGTGGCCGACGGCACACCAACGGTCGCGCGCACGCTGGGCTGCTGGCAGGACTTCTTGAAAACCTGGGTGCGGGGAGCGGTGGTACTGGGGAACTTCGACCCCAATACCCTGATCATGTGGGTTAATACTAAATACTCACGCCATACCTACGCCTACCTCACACCCTTCAATGCTCACCGCGCCTCCCTGATTTTAATAGTTAGCGATAGCAATGCCGATGAGATTGAAGAGAAATGGCGTCTCTTCTGGGAAATGGAAGAGCTTGATTACCAGGTGTTGGAGAATTTTTCCCGACAGCATACCAGCGGCTATTGCTACCCGCCGCAAGTGGGCAATGTATTGATGATCGGAAATGCCGGGGGCTTCATGGAGCCTTTTTTAGGATTTGGCGTCATGGCCTCCATCAGGAGCGGGATTTATGCCGGCCGGGCACTGGCCCGGGGGGAATCCTACACCAACCTGACCCGCGATTTGCGCCGGAAGATCACCCGCCTGGCAACTTTACGCCTGGTACTCAACAATATGAACAACGCCGATTTTGACAACCTGGTAAAACTGGTCACCACCCCTGGAATAAAGCAGCTTATCTACAATACCAACATCGACGTATTACAATACGGCACGGGATTGTTCAACCTCTTGCAGCAATTAAAACAAAAAATCCGCCCCGGGATGTAA
- a CDS encoding CBO0543 family protein has translation MAWLIWFVFSLGLSILAAGKKGWLQFWPVGLVALVVVYVLDSALVNLGAFSYRYGVPALGGLPLLYFLSVFPNGIILARFYPPRRRLRLPYVLVVAVLFLFMEWLMIITGNFRHLHWTLEYSLVLNAIGMILVLWLGEWLGVIKPGE, from the coding sequence TTGGCCTGGTTGATATGGTTTGTCTTTTCACTGGGATTATCTATTTTAGCGGCGGGAAAGAAAGGCTGGCTTCAGTTCTGGCCTGTAGGTCTGGTTGCCCTGGTGGTGGTCTATGTCCTGGACAGCGCCCTGGTTAATTTAGGAGCTTTTTCCTATCGTTATGGCGTGCCGGCTTTGGGGGGGCTGCCCTTGCTGTACTTTTTATCCGTTTTTCCCAACGGTATTATTTTGGCCCGGTTTTACCCGCCCCGGCGCCGGTTGCGCCTGCCGTATGTGCTGGTGGTGGCGGTATTGTTTTTATTTATGGAGTGGCTGATGATTATCACGGGTAATTTCCGGCACCTGCATTGGACCCTGGAGTATAGCCTGGTGTTGAATGCAATTGGAATGATCCTGGTTCTGTGGTTGGGGGAGTGGCTGGGGGTAATTAAACCGGGAGAGTAA
- the mtnA gene encoding S-methyl-5-thioribose-1-phosphate isomerase — translation MDTMRWENGTLVLLDQTKLPGRVEYIYCRDHETVAEAIRSLRVRGAPAIGAAAAYGLVLGVLASGAKSREQLLARAREVADVLASTRPTAVNLTWALNRLLARLEASPVADPEELTELLINEAHTIYREDLEGNKRIGQFGQELVPRGARILTHCNAGALATAGYGTALGVIRAAHEAGKQVSVYAGETRPLLQGARLTTWELLQDNIPVTLITDNMAAYLMARGMVDLVVVGADRIAANGDVANKIGTYGLAVLAKEHGLPFYVAAPLSTVDLSLASGKDIPIEEREPEEVTHLAGVPVAPAGVKVWNPAFDVTPARLVTAIITDRGVARPPYAESLPRLCSSVAKPENSIYFI, via the coding sequence TTGGACACTATGCGCTGGGAGAACGGGACGCTGGTGCTCCTGGATCAAACTAAATTGCCCGGTAGGGTGGAATATATCTACTGCCGGGATCACGAAACTGTAGCTGAAGCCATTCGTAGCTTGCGGGTGCGGGGGGCGCCGGCCATCGGCGCGGCGGCGGCCTACGGCCTGGTACTGGGGGTGCTGGCGTCGGGAGCTAAAAGCCGCGAGCAACTGCTTGCCCGGGCCCGGGAGGTGGCAGACGTTCTTGCCTCCACCCGGCCTACAGCCGTCAACCTCACCTGGGCCTTAAACCGCCTGCTGGCCCGGCTGGAGGCTTCACCGGTTGCGGACCCGGAAGAATTAACGGAGCTTTTAATAAACGAAGCCCACACCATTTACCGGGAGGATCTGGAGGGCAATAAGCGCATCGGGCAATTTGGCCAGGAGCTGGTTCCCCGCGGGGCAAGGATTCTTACCCATTGTAATGCCGGCGCGCTGGCCACGGCCGGTTACGGCACTGCCCTGGGGGTGATCCGGGCCGCCCACGAAGCCGGGAAACAGGTCAGCGTTTATGCCGGTGAGACCCGGCCCCTGCTGCAGGGAGCGCGCCTTACCACCTGGGAGTTGCTCCAGGATAATATACCGGTTACCCTGATCACCGATAATATGGCCGCTTATCTTATGGCCCGGGGCATGGTGGACCTGGTGGTGGTGGGGGCGGACCGCATTGCGGCCAACGGGGACGTGGCCAACAAAATCGGTACCTACGGCCTGGCCGTACTGGCTAAAGAACACGGCCTTCCCTTTTATGTGGCTGCCCCCCTGTCCACCGTAGACCTTTCCCTGGCCAGCGGTAAGGATATTCCCATTGAGGAGCGGGAGCCGGAAGAAGTGACCCACCTGGCCGGTGTACCGGTGGCTCCCGCCGGTGTTAAGGTGTGGAACCCCGCCTTTGACGTTACCCCGGCCCGGCTGGTGACGGCCATTATTACCGACCGGGGGGTGGCCCGGCCGCCCTATGCAGAAAGCCTTCCCCGGCTGTGCAGTAGTGTTGCAAAACCAGAAAATAGTATTTATTTTATTTGA
- the mtnP gene encoding S-methyl-5'-thioadenosine phosphorylase, translated as MTVRIAIIGGTGVYDPNILSDVHQKRLETPFGPAWVKIGTYRGREVAFMARHGEDHSVPPHLVNYRANIWGLRQLGVKNVFATAAVGSLNTEMKPKQFVFVDQFLDFTRSRVQTFVEKGVVHLDMTDPYCPELRSTLARAAQELEMEHHVRGTYVCTEGPRFETPAEIRMFRQLGGDLVGMTSVPEVVLAREAGICYATIAMVTNFAAGISPTRLSHQEVVDVMAENVGNLRRLVMRAIELLDPDRTCLCHESPLDPSAVK; from the coding sequence ATGACTGTACGCATAGCCATCATTGGCGGGACGGGAGTGTACGACCCCAATATTTTAAGCGATGTTCACCAAAAACGCCTGGAAACCCCCTTTGGTCCGGCCTGGGTAAAGATCGGTACCTACCGGGGCAGAGAGGTGGCCTTTATGGCCCGGCACGGGGAAGACCACTCGGTGCCCCCCCACCTGGTTAACTACCGGGCCAACATTTGGGGTCTCAGGCAACTGGGGGTGAAAAACGTCTTTGCCACGGCTGCCGTGGGTTCTTTGAACACGGAAATGAAACCCAAACAGTTTGTTTTCGTGGATCAATTTCTGGATTTCACCAGGTCCCGGGTTCAGACCTTTGTGGAGAAAGGGGTGGTCCACCTGGACATGACCGACCCCTATTGTCCGGAATTGCGGTCGACCCTGGCCCGGGCCGCGCAGGAGCTGGAAATGGAGCATCATGTCAGAGGTACCTATGTTTGTACCGAGGGGCCGCGCTTTGAAACCCCGGCCGAGATCCGCATGTTCCGGCAGTTGGGAGGGGATCTGGTGGGCATGACCAGTGTACCCGAGGTGGTCCTGGCCCGGGAGGCGGGTATTTGTTACGCCACCATTGCCATGGTGACCAATTTTGCTGCAGGTATTTCGCCCACCCGCCTCTCCCACCAGGAAGTGGTGGACGTGATGGCCGAAAATGTGGGTAACCTGCGCCGGCTGGTTATGCGGGCCATTGAGCTTTTGGACCCGGACCGCACCTGCCTGTGTCACGAGTCACCGCTGGATCCCTCAGCCGTGAAATAA
- a CDS encoding class II aldolase/adducin family protein: MTVAAEKYKEQVYKMGLRMATSGLVTGTWGNLSARVPREDLVVITPSGLPYATLQVRDMVVLDMNGRVVEGERRPSTEFHLHLAIYRARPDVYAVMHTHSVFASALAVARKPIPPILEDLAQTVGDGVPVASYARAGTEELARAAVEALGNRGAVLLANHGVVGVGRNLEEAFMVCQIVEKSAKVYVWADLVGKPAILPPDEVQALRDSYLNSYSQAAVRNYAVNDR; encoded by the coding sequence ATGACGGTGGCGGCGGAAAAGTACAAAGAACAGGTATATAAAATGGGCCTGCGCATGGCCACCAGCGGGCTGGTGACGGGCACCTGGGGTAATCTTTCGGCCCGGGTGCCCAGGGAAGATCTGGTGGTGATCACGCCCAGCGGCTTGCCCTATGCCACCCTTCAGGTCCGGGACATGGTAGTTCTGGACATGAACGGCCGGGTGGTGGAGGGAGAACGGCGCCCCTCCACGGAATTCCATCTGCATCTGGCGATTTACCGCGCCCGTCCCGACGTCTATGCCGTGATGCACACCCACAGTGTTTTTGCCAGCGCCCTGGCCGTGGCCCGCAAGCCCATCCCTCCTATTTTGGAGGACCTGGCCCAGACAGTGGGCGATGGTGTGCCCGTGGCCAGCTATGCCCGGGCCGGTACGGAGGAACTGGCCCGGGCGGCAGTGGAGGCTCTGGGAAACCGGGGGGCGGTACTGCTGGCCAACCACGGTGTTGTCGGAGTCGGGCGCAACCTGGAAGAAGCATTTATGGTCTGCCAGATAGTGGAGAAATCGGCCAAAGTTTATGTCTGGGCCGACCTGGTGGGAAAGCCCGCCATCTTACCGCCGGACGAGGTGCAGGCATTGAGGGATTCTTACCTGAACAGTTACAGCCAGGCCGCCGTGCGGAATTACGCCGTGAACGACCGGTAA
- a CDS encoding NAD(P)/FAD-dependent oxidoreductase has translation MRVAIIGAGPSGLACALELQRLGIKPVIIERYHRIGHPVERVDMLLHLAWLPVKDQLAYLARKYGLYLHPLAPLRSIVIYSPSHRSVIRSRRLGYLVYRGRSPLSIENQLAARLSSPVVLETIADPRDLAREFDWVVVATGDSKPARQLGLWQEYANVIIKGALVLGQFDPHTFHMFWDTRYAGHSYGYLAPFDQGRASIHLCVGGIKPEEMDDYWELFLEAENLHYHTTETYEQQFHCGRVTRHQVGNILLVGNSGGFVSSLLGLGLFSGMISGVLAARAIASNDDYERLVKPLTRRINELNELRSSLDKLDNYGLDRLVGILGMPGIKHLIYHSGLDIIPKIYAILAGFNKLTFRTPSAHPRHH, from the coding sequence TTGCGCGTAGCCATCATTGGCGCCGGGCCCAGCGGTCTGGCCTGCGCCCTGGAACTGCAACGGCTCGGGATAAAACCGGTGATTATTGAGCGGTATCACCGCATAGGCCACCCGGTGGAGCGGGTGGATATGCTTTTGCACCTGGCGTGGCTTCCCGTAAAAGACCAGCTGGCTTATCTGGCCCGTAAATACGGTCTTTATCTGCATCCCCTGGCTCCCCTGCGCTCTATTGTTATATACAGCCCCAGTCACCGGTCGGTCATCCGGTCCCGGCGTCTGGGATATCTGGTTTACCGGGGGCGCTCTCCCCTTTCCATTGAAAACCAGCTGGCAGCCCGGCTCAGCTCACCGGTAGTTTTGGAGACCATTGCCGATCCGCGGGACCTGGCCCGGGAATTCGACTGGGTGGTGGTGGCCACGGGAGACAGCAAACCCGCCCGCCAGTTGGGCCTGTGGCAGGAATATGCCAATGTAATTATCAAGGGAGCCCTGGTACTGGGGCAATTTGATCCCCATACCTTCCATATGTTCTGGGACACCCGTTACGCGGGTCACAGCTATGGTTATCTGGCTCCCTTCGACCAGGGTCGGGCCAGTATACACCTCTGTGTAGGAGGGATTAAACCCGAGGAAATGGATGATTACTGGGAACTTTTTCTGGAAGCGGAAAATCTGCATTACCACACCACAGAAACTTATGAACAGCAATTTCACTGCGGCCGGGTCACCCGTCACCAGGTGGGCAACATCCTCCTGGTTGGTAATAGCGGGGGCTTTGTCAGCAGCCTCCTCGGCCTGGGCCTTTTTTCCGGGATGATCAGCGGTGTGCTGGCCGCCCGGGCCATTGCCAGCAATGACGATTATGAAAGGCTGGTAAAGCCTTTGACCCGGCGCATTAACGAGCTGAACGAGCTGCGCTCCAGCCTGGACAAACTGGACAACTACGGTCTGGATCGCCTGGTAGGCATTCTGGGGATGCCCGGCATAAAGCATCTTATCTACCACTCCGGGCTGGATATAATCCCTAAAATTTATGCCATCTTAGCAGGTTTTAATAAATTAACCTTTCGCACCCCATCCGCGCACCCACGCCACCACTAA
- a CDS encoding ArsR/SmtB family transcription factor, producing MNKVQQYEEKAELLKALAHPIRLCIVDGLINNECNVTRMRECLDLPQSTVSQHLGILKSRGIIRGRRQGTEICYTVTNELVKDLMKVLMNVGAHNQSLERKD from the coding sequence ATGAACAAAGTCCAGCAATACGAGGAAAAGGCCGAACTCCTGAAAGCCCTGGCCCACCCCATTCGCCTGTGTATTGTAGACGGGCTGATCAACAACGAATGCAACGTGACCAGAATGCGAGAATGTCTCGATTTACCACAATCCACCGTTTCCCAACATTTAGGCATTTTGAAATCCCGGGGAATCATCAGGGGCCGGCGCCAAGGAACGGAAATTTGTTATACCGTGACCAATGAACTGGTCAAAGATTTGATGAAGGTCTTAATGAATGTTGGAGCGCATAACCAGAGCCTTGAAAGAAAAGACTAA
- a CDS encoding class I SAM-dependent rRNA methyltransferase has translation MAVVKLTRGRHHRVLNGHPWVYRTEVEDIHGHFNPGDVVEVVDHRGRFVGRGYINPSSQILVRLLTREQGEKIDREFFRRRLMAALEYRRRVVRHTNACRLVFAEADFLPALIVDRFGDYLSVQTLALGIDVHKDTIVELLDELLNPAGIYERNDVPVRELEGLPLVTGFLKGPFNPLVEIEENGLRFLVDLAGGQKTGYFLDQRENRLALEGLAGGARVLDCFCHTGTFSVYAARFGARVVLGIDVAGDALKMARENAARNGFGQVCTFREGNAFDELRAMDRAGERFDLIILDPPAFTKSKEALEGAIRGYKEINLRAMKLLPSGGFLVTCSCSYHMTEDLFLEVLLDAARDVGRQLRLVEMRRQAKDHPMLLASPETYYLKCFVLQVF, from the coding sequence ATGGCAGTAGTTAAACTGACCCGGGGCCGGCATCACCGGGTCTTAAACGGACATCCCTGGGTTTACCGCACCGAGGTGGAAGATATTCACGGTCATTTTAACCCCGGCGATGTGGTGGAAGTGGTGGATCACCGGGGGCGGTTTGTGGGGAGGGGCTATATTAACCCCTCCTCCCAGATCCTGGTGCGCCTGCTTACCCGGGAGCAGGGGGAAAAGATTGACCGGGAGTTTTTTCGCCGGCGCTTAATGGCGGCTCTGGAATACCGCCGCCGGGTGGTGCGGCATACCAATGCCTGTCGCCTAGTTTTTGCCGAGGCCGATTTTCTGCCCGCGCTGATCGTGGACCGGTTTGGCGATTACCTGTCCGTGCAGACCCTGGCCCTGGGAATAGATGTGCACAAAGATACGATTGTAGAGCTTCTGGATGAACTATTAAATCCCGCCGGTATTTACGAAAGAAACGACGTGCCGGTGCGGGAACTGGAGGGGCTGCCCCTGGTGACGGGCTTTCTTAAAGGCCCCTTTAACCCTTTAGTGGAGATAGAAGAAAATGGGTTGCGCTTTTTAGTGGACCTGGCCGGGGGGCAGAAAACGGGTTATTTTTTAGATCAACGGGAAAACCGGCTGGCCTTGGAGGGGCTGGCCGGGGGAGCCCGGGTGCTGGATTGTTTTTGCCACACCGGTACTTTTTCCGTTTATGCCGCCCGTTTCGGAGCCAGAGTGGTGCTGGGTATTGATGTGGCGGGCGACGCCCTGAAGATGGCCCGGGAAAACGCGGCCCGGAACGGGTTCGGGCAGGTTTGCACCTTCCGGGAGGGTAACGCCTTTGATGAACTGCGGGCCATGGACCGGGCCGGGGAACGGTTTGACTTAATTATTCTCGATCCGCCGGCCTTTACCAAATCCAAAGAGGCATTGGAAGGGGCCATCCGGGGCTACAAGGAGATCAACTTGCGGGCCATGAAGCTGTTACCTTCAGGTGGTTTTCTGGTTACCTGCTCCTGTTCTTACCATATGACCGAGGATCTCTTCCTGGAAGTATTGCTGGATGCTGCCCGGGATGTAGGGCGGCAGTTGCGCCTGGTGGAAATGCGCCGCCAGGCCAAAGACCACCCCATGCTTCTCGCTTCGCCGGAAACGTATTACTTGAAGTGTTTCGTTCTTCAGGTCTTCTAA